Proteins encoded by one window of Candidatus Eremiobacteraceae bacterium:
- a CDS encoding efflux RND transporter permease subunit has translation MWLTRFTLRQPIIATLFFLAVAVFGLIGYASMGENIIPNVSFPIVSVTATYPGASPEEMERLIVKPIEDQIQGLPHLDKVSATAQEGTASINVQFKLGTDVNFAGTDVQHAVDAARLYLPNDLDPPLVEKFDPGAQPVLTEAITSTVLSPVELSNVITNEIVPVLRGVKGVGAVEVGGKYTRQITVQPDLARLRSVGLTLSDVNNSLAAGNVSMPGGRLDEPFAESTVGVRADLTNASQIAHLPLINPFALTSGVPAGVTGQPLRIGDVATVVDGYADHRVISTVNGTTANIVSISRDATSDTVKTTEAVRKAFADLQTRYPQIKFAEIDADLYFTRDSINGVLENLLEGVLLTALVLLLFLHVWRSALVVMIAIPASLFATFFVMWVLGFTVDVLSLMGLSLTIGILVDDSIVVIENITRHREMGQPPDEAAITGRSEIGGAAIAITLVDVVVFAPIAFMSGIIGQYMHEFGLVVVCATLFSLLVSFTLTPLLAAHWALVRKPRPPSGFFKGFADWFERMRVAYHDRWLPMAMSHPYLTFFGSFGLVLGSIVLAGVLLSTGILPGEFQPYTEWGYASIDLNYPPGTPIEVTTAGATRIGAALEQMKGVKNVSVTVGRAANGVTEIVGGNVAHIWAFLYQDQRHEERGIVARVASLGYLVPGARLSAAGAANAGQPPIFFTLTGPAEELDAASKKLVAFITKQPNTTDVTASNAIVGPRLEINIDRDRAAVLGVSPQDAALTARAAIGGVISTRVRQREGLIDAIVQLPPQTRNDPAQLRTVDVRSSATGQLVPLGDVADFTKTTEPPYIERQDRQRVVHVTANTANGVPIGPIVDKVNDALKTPGFLPAGVHVSTEGDTQLFGDAIAKIGLALLTSFILIYMLLVVLYRSYLTPFVIMMSVPAAIVGVIGILVVLNLFNLAFPDFHIQLGRFYLRPFAGQTLNLFSMLGVVMLTGLVAKNGILLVDYANTMRARGLALRDAMRESAAIRFRPIVMTTAAMIAGMTPLALGLTEGAEFRKSIGTVIIGGLTSSLFLTLFVVPVVYVAIVGFFDRLAARRLARQLKVAKEEPEDGAGAALDAG, from the coding sequence ATGTGGCTGACCCGCTTCACGCTCCGCCAACCGATCATCGCCACCCTGTTCTTCCTGGCCGTCGCGGTGTTCGGGCTGATCGGCTACGCTTCGATGGGCGAGAACATCATCCCCAACGTCTCGTTCCCGATCGTCTCGGTGACGGCCACCTATCCTGGCGCGAGCCCTGAAGAGATGGAGCGCCTCATCGTCAAGCCGATCGAGGACCAGATCCAGGGGCTGCCGCATCTGGACAAGGTCAGCGCGACCGCGCAAGAGGGCACGGCCAGCATCAACGTCCAGTTCAAGCTGGGCACGGACGTGAACTTCGCGGGCACGGACGTGCAGCACGCGGTCGACGCGGCGCGGCTGTACCTGCCGAACGACCTCGATCCTCCGCTCGTCGAGAAATTCGATCCTGGGGCGCAGCCGGTCCTCACCGAGGCGATCACGTCGACGGTGCTCTCGCCCGTCGAGCTTTCGAACGTCATCACGAACGAGATCGTGCCGGTGCTGCGCGGCGTCAAGGGCGTCGGCGCGGTCGAGGTCGGCGGCAAGTACACCCGTCAGATCACCGTTCAACCCGATCTCGCGCGCCTGCGAAGCGTCGGCCTCACGCTTTCGGACGTCAATAACTCGCTCGCCGCGGGCAACGTCAGCATGCCGGGCGGCAGATTGGACGAACCTTTCGCGGAGTCGACCGTCGGCGTGCGGGCGGACCTGACCAACGCATCGCAGATCGCACATCTACCGCTCATCAACCCGTTCGCGCTGACCAGCGGCGTTCCGGCGGGAGTCACCGGCCAGCCGCTGCGCATCGGCGACGTCGCCACCGTGGTCGACGGCTATGCCGATCATCGCGTCATCTCGACCGTGAACGGCACGACCGCGAACATCGTCAGCATATCGCGCGACGCCACCTCCGACACGGTGAAGACGACCGAGGCCGTGCGCAAGGCCTTCGCCGACCTGCAGACGCGCTATCCGCAGATCAAGTTCGCCGAGATCGACGCGGATCTGTACTTCACGCGCGATTCGATCAACGGCGTGCTGGAGAATCTGCTCGAAGGCGTTCTGCTGACCGCGCTCGTGCTGCTGCTGTTCTTGCACGTGTGGCGCAGCGCGCTGGTCGTGATGATCGCCATTCCCGCATCGCTGTTCGCGACGTTCTTCGTGATGTGGGTGCTCGGCTTCACCGTCGACGTGCTGTCGTTGATGGGCCTGTCGCTGACGATCGGCATTTTGGTCGACGACTCGATCGTGGTCATCGAGAACATCACGCGCCATCGCGAGATGGGCCAGCCGCCCGACGAGGCGGCCATCACCGGCCGCTCGGAGATCGGCGGGGCGGCGATCGCCATCACGCTGGTCGACGTCGTCGTCTTCGCCCCGATCGCGTTCATGTCGGGCATCATCGGGCAGTACATGCATGAGTTCGGTTTGGTCGTCGTGTGCGCGACGCTGTTCTCGCTGCTGGTGTCGTTCACGCTCACGCCGTTGCTGGCGGCCCACTGGGCCCTGGTGCGCAAACCGCGCCCGCCGTCCGGGTTCTTCAAGGGTTTCGCCGATTGGTTCGAACGCATGCGCGTGGCGTACCACGATCGCTGGCTGCCCATGGCGATGTCGCATCCGTACCTGACGTTCTTCGGCTCCTTCGGCTTGGTGCTCGGGTCGATCGTGCTCGCAGGCGTGCTGCTGTCGACCGGGATCTTGCCGGGCGAGTTCCAGCCATACACGGAGTGGGGCTACGCCAGCATCGACCTGAACTATCCGCCGGGGACGCCGATCGAGGTGACCACCGCGGGCGCGACGCGCATCGGCGCCGCGCTGGAGCAGATGAAGGGCGTCAAGAACGTCTCCGTGACGGTGGGCCGTGCGGCGAACGGCGTGACCGAGATCGTCGGCGGCAACGTCGCGCATATCTGGGCGTTCCTGTATCAAGATCAGCGCCATGAGGAGCGCGGCATCGTCGCCCGCGTGGCATCGCTCGGTTACCTCGTGCCCGGCGCGCGCCTTTCCGCCGCCGGCGCGGCGAACGCCGGCCAACCGCCGATCTTCTTCACGTTGACCGGTCCGGCCGAAGAGCTCGACGCCGCCAGCAAGAAGCTTGTCGCATTCATCACCAAGCAGCCGAACACCACCGATGTCACCGCGAGCAACGCCATCGTCGGGCCGCGCCTGGAGATCAACATCGACCGCGATCGCGCGGCGGTGCTGGGCGTGAGCCCGCAGGACGCGGCGCTGACGGCGCGTGCCGCGATCGGCGGCGTCATCTCCACGCGCGTGCGGCAACGCGAGGGGCTCATCGACGCCATCGTGCAGCTTCCGCCGCAGACGCGCAACGATCCGGCGCAGCTGCGCACGGTCGACGTGCGCTCGTCGGCCACTGGCCAGCTCGTGCCTCTCGGCGACGTCGCCGATTTCACGAAGACGACCGAGCCGCCGTACATCGAGCGCCAGGATCGGCAGCGCGTCGTCCACGTGACTGCGAACACCGCCAACGGGGTGCCGATCGGGCCGATCGTCGACAAGGTGAATGACGCGCTCAAGACCCCCGGCTTCCTGCCGGCCGGCGTGCACGTCTCGACCGAGGGCGATACGCAGCTCTTCGGCGATGCCATCGCCAAGATCGGGCTCGCATTGCTGACGTCATTCATCCTCATCTATATGCTGCTGGTCGTGCTGTACCGCAGCTACCTCACGCCGTTCGTCATCATGATGAGCGTCCCGGCTGCGATCGTCGGCGTCATCGGCATCCTGGTCGTGCTCAATCTGTTCAATCTGGCGTTTCCGGACTTCCACATCCAGCTGGGCCGCTTCTATCTGCGGCCGTTCGCCGGCCAGACGCTCAACCTGTTCTCGATGCTCGGCGTCGTGATGCTCACCGGCCTGGTCGCCAAGAACGGGATCCTGCTGGTGGATTATGCGAACACGATGCGCGCCCGCGGCCTAGCGCTGCGCGACGCGATGCGCGAATCGGCGGCGATCCGCTTCCGGCCTATCGTCATGACGACGGCGGCGATGATCGCGGGCATGACGCCCTTGGCATTGGGCCTGACCGAAGGCGCGGAGTTCCGCAAGTCTATCGGCACGGTCATCATCGGCGGCCTGACCAGTTCGCTGTTCCTCACGCTGTTCGTCGTGCCCGTCGTCTATGTGGCGATCGTCGGCTTTTTCGACCGGTTGGCGGCGCGCAGGCTGGCCCGGCAACTGAAAGTCGCCAAAGAAGAGCCGGAAGACGGCGCGGGCGCAGCGCTCGACGCCGGTTGA
- a CDS encoding efflux RND transporter permease subunit produces MWLTRFAIRQPTIITLFFLAVALFGVIGFFQMGVNINPNVQFPVVSVYAGYPGASPQEIERLVIRPIEDQLQNVRHVDKIFARAQEGAGTIIIQLKLGSNVDFAATDVQQAVDAARVNLPADLDPPIVAKEDPNAQPILTEYMTSTKLSPVELSNLVENEIVPALKGVHGVGFVNVSGEFIREVHVNPDPARLMMLGATPLDVYNSVNQGNVSFPGGRLDEAFREATVGVRADITDPAQIAQLPLVVPNASPNQIKIGDVAKVVDTYQDHRLASDVNGQPAIVLNVAHDSDADTQRTTTAIRDEFKKLQIKYPEARFSELEADEDFLHEAVGGVMQNLFEGILLTALVLLLFLHVMRSALVVMIAIPTSILATFLVMWMLGFSIDLLSLMGLSLTIGILVDDSIVVIENITRHREMGKPPEEAAIVGRTEIGGAAIAITLVDVVVFTPIAFMSGIVGEFLREYGLVIVTATLFSLLVSFTLTPLLAAHWALVRKPKMTLLSQRTIALTLAVVGGLSVLAIGLNLIKVVSGPMLIALLMLTASIAVLVLVYNHFNGWFDGLRAWYHDVMLPKALRHPYIVGFGSLGLVLASLVTVGTLVPFEFQPNTEYGAAVASLTYPVGTPIEVTAAGAERMAAELRKRTDVRDVVVNVGQDSNDVTGGYVANLQVDLKPDKRHDEHLVVEQIRNMGSLVPGAVITAGGAQNGGGADLTYTLLGTPENLYPAADKLVAFIKKLPNTIDVTATSEIVGPRLEIDIDRAKAAALGVSPQAAAMTARAAVGGIIATKLRMPEGLVNAIVQLPAGIRNDYRNLTYVPVRAQDGVTLVPLSDIATFKWVTEPPTLRRQDRQRIVRVFASTVGGAPIGPIDSKVQEVLKQPGFLPPGVNVQAEGDTQFLGDTINKIGIALLTSFVLIYMLLVILYRNYLEPLIIMLSIPVALVGALGILAFCNIVHMVAPDVRFFAGQTLNIFSMLGIVMLMGLVAKNGILLVDYANTLHARGMSIIDAVRESAAVRFRPIMMTTAAMIMGMLPLALGFTEGAEFRKSMGTVIIGGLTSSLLLTLFLVPVMYVVVVGAVERWRQRRLATRLVLAPEEDEAVGSTLPITP; encoded by the coding sequence ATGTGGCTGACGCGTTTTGCCATCCGGCAACCGACCATTATCACGTTGTTCTTCCTAGCCGTCGCGCTGTTCGGCGTCATCGGCTTCTTCCAGATGGGCGTCAACATCAACCCGAACGTCCAGTTCCCGGTCGTTTCGGTATATGCCGGCTACCCCGGCGCAAGCCCGCAGGAGATCGAGCGCCTCGTCATCCGGCCGATCGAGGACCAGCTCCAAAACGTCCGCCACGTCGACAAGATCTTCGCGCGCGCTCAAGAGGGCGCCGGGACGATAATCATCCAGCTCAAGCTGGGCTCCAACGTCGATTTCGCCGCCACCGACGTGCAGCAGGCGGTGGACGCGGCGCGCGTCAACCTGCCGGCCGATCTCGACCCGCCGATCGTCGCCAAGGAAGACCCCAACGCGCAGCCGATCCTCACCGAGTACATGACCTCGACCAAGCTCTCGCCGGTCGAGCTCTCGAACCTGGTCGAAAACGAGATCGTGCCCGCGCTCAAGGGCGTCCACGGCGTCGGCTTCGTCAACGTCAGCGGCGAATTCATACGCGAGGTCCACGTCAACCCGGACCCGGCGCGCCTGATGATGCTCGGCGCGACCCCGCTCGACGTCTACAACTCGGTCAATCAGGGCAACGTCAGCTTCCCGGGCGGCCGCCTCGACGAGGCGTTCCGCGAGGCCACTGTCGGCGTGCGCGCGGACATCACCGACCCGGCGCAGATCGCGCAGCTGCCGCTTGTCGTGCCCAACGCATCGCCCAACCAGATCAAGATCGGCGATGTCGCCAAGGTCGTCGACACCTATCAGGACCACCGGCTCGCCTCAGATGTCAACGGCCAGCCGGCGATCGTGCTCAACGTGGCGCACGACTCGGATGCGGACACGCAGCGCACCACCACCGCTATCCGTGACGAATTCAAGAAGCTGCAGATCAAGTATCCGGAGGCCCGCTTCTCCGAGCTAGAGGCCGACGAGGATTTCTTGCATGAAGCGGTGGGCGGCGTCATGCAAAACCTGTTCGAAGGTATCTTGCTGACCGCGCTGGTGTTGCTGCTGTTCCTGCACGTGATGCGCAGCGCGCTCGTGGTGATGATCGCGATTCCGACGTCGATCCTCGCGACCTTCCTCGTCATGTGGATGCTCGGATTCTCGATCGACCTTCTGTCGCTGATGGGGCTGTCATTGACGATCGGCATCTTGGTGGACGACTCCATCGTCGTGATCGAGAACATCACGCGCCATAGGGAGATGGGCAAGCCGCCTGAAGAGGCGGCGATCGTCGGGCGCACCGAGATCGGCGGTGCGGCGATCGCGATCACGCTCGTGGACGTCGTCGTGTTCACGCCGATCGCGTTCATGTCGGGTATCGTGGGCGAGTTCTTGCGCGAGTACGGCCTGGTGATCGTGACCGCGACGCTGTTCTCGCTGCTCGTCTCGTTCACGCTGACGCCGCTGCTGGCCGCTCATTGGGCGCTGGTGCGCAAGCCCAAGATGACGCTGCTCTCCCAGCGCACGATCGCGCTCACGCTCGCGGTCGTGGGCGGTCTTTCGGTGCTGGCCATCGGCCTGAACCTGATCAAGGTGGTCAGCGGACCGATGCTCATCGCGCTGCTCATGCTGACCGCCAGCATCGCCGTGCTGGTGCTCGTCTACAATCATTTCAACGGCTGGTTCGACGGCTTGCGCGCCTGGTATCACGACGTGATGCTGCCCAAGGCCTTGCGCCATCCGTATATCGTCGGCTTCGGCTCGCTCGGCCTCGTGCTGGCCTCACTGGTCACGGTCGGCACGCTCGTGCCGTTCGAGTTCCAACCCAACACCGAGTACGGTGCGGCGGTCGCGAGCCTCACCTATCCCGTGGGCACGCCGATCGAGGTCACCGCCGCCGGAGCCGAGCGGATGGCCGCCGAACTGCGCAAGCGCACGGACGTCCGCGATGTCGTCGTCAACGTCGGCCAGGACTCCAACGACGTGACCGGCGGGTACGTCGCCAATCTGCAGGTCGATCTCAAGCCGGACAAGCGCCACGACGAGCATCTCGTCGTCGAGCAGATCCGCAACATGGGCTCGCTCGTTCCGGGCGCGGTGATCACCGCAGGCGGCGCGCAAAACGGCGGCGGTGCCGATCTGACCTACACGCTGCTGGGCACGCCCGAAAATCTGTACCCGGCCGCCGACAAGCTCGTGGCCTTCATCAAGAAGCTGCCCAACACGATCGATGTGACCGCGACGAGCGAGATCGTCGGGCCGCGCCTGGAGATCGACATCGATCGCGCCAAGGCCGCGGCGCTGGGAGTCTCACCGCAAGCCGCTGCGATGACCGCGCGCGCCGCGGTCGGCGGCATCATCGCCACCAAGCTGCGCATGCCTGAGGGTCTGGTCAACGCCATCGTCCAGCTGCCGGCGGGCATCCGCAACGATTATCGCAATCTCACCTACGTCCCGGTGCGCGCCCAAGACGGCGTCACGCTCGTGCCTTTATCGGACATCGCGACCTTCAAGTGGGTGACGGAGCCGCCGACGCTGCGCCGCCAGGACCGCCAGCGCATCGTGCGCGTGTTCGCGAGCACGGTGGGCGGCGCGCCCATCGGGCCTATCGACAGCAAAGTGCAGGAGGTCCTCAAGCAGCCCGGCTTCTTGCCGCCCGGCGTGAACGTCCAGGCCGAAGGCGACACGCAGTTCCTCGGCGACACGATCAATAAGATCGGCATCGCGCTGCTGACCTCGTTCGTGCTGATCTACATGCTGCTCGTGATCCTGTACCGCAATTACCTCGAGCCGCTGATCATCATGCTGAGCATTCCCGTGGCGCTGGTGGGCGCGCTGGGCATCCTCGCGTTCTGCAACATCGTCCACATGGTCGCGCCGGACGTGCGGTTCTTCGCGGGGCAGACGCTCAACATATTCTCGATGCTCGGCATCGTCATGCTCATGGGCTTGGTGGCCAAGAACGGCATCCTGCTGGTGGACTACGCGAATACGCTGCACGCGCGCGGCATGTCGATCATCGACGCGGTCCGGGAGTCCGCCGCCGTGCGGTTCCGTCCGATCATGATGACGACCGCTGCGATGATCATGGGCATGCTGCCGCTCGCGCTCGGCTTCACCGAAGGGGCCGAGTTCCGCAAGTCCATGGGTACGGTGATCATCGGCGGCCTGACGAGCTCGCTGCTGCTGACGCTGTTCCTGGTCCCCGTGATGTACGTGGTCGTGGTCGGCGCGGTCGAGCGCTGGCGCCAGCGCCGGCTGGCGACGCGGCTCGTGCTCGCACCGGAAGAGGACGAAGCCGTCGGAAGCACCCTGCCGATCACACCGTAA
- a CDS encoding SMP-30/gluconolactonase/LRE family protein, with protein MLRLLATLAIASFALLLTGAGTPAPTPAATPTPTPTPTATPAPTPVGPPVGTVTAVVDPGLLPHGRNVLHGIARNPKTGDVYVGVSSSLRHWNPITGNSFSNDDSLRKITAAGTVSRVTSFPYPNGILVSPRDGMVYVATGAIHCSEAVGGMLVSTHCPGTNGVVVVDPATGDHHDYAGAGPGRADGVGTNARFTAAADIVFDPDNGNMYVTDYGNHVIRQVTPDATVTTFAGSGTAGSADGVGPAASFSGPRGIAYCAKDKSLYVADRDNNEIRRITMDGTVSTVAGTNSVGFVDGPVASARFDHPQGVACDAAGDIFVADTDNNTIRVISAGGVVSSLAGSKEMGTVNAVGSAARFANPSDLYFDPTDGSLYVIDEGANNIRKVVTGAAPG; from the coding sequence ATGCTCAGGCTGCTTGCAACGCTTGCCATTGCTTCCTTCGCGCTGCTGCTCACGGGCGCGGGCACTCCGGCGCCGACGCCAGCGGCCACGCCGACACCCACGCCGACGCCGACAGCGACGCCAGCACCGACGCCCGTCGGCCCGCCGGTCGGCACGGTGACGGCGGTGGTCGATCCGGGCCTGCTTCCGCATGGCCGCAACGTCCTTCACGGGATCGCGCGCAATCCCAAAACGGGCGATGTCTACGTCGGCGTCTCAAGCTCTCTCAGACACTGGAACCCGATCACCGGCAACTCATTCTCCAATGATGACTCGCTTCGAAAGATCACAGCCGCTGGAACGGTCAGCCGGGTCACCAGCTTTCCCTATCCCAACGGGATCCTGGTCAGCCCGCGTGACGGAATGGTGTATGTGGCCACCGGAGCGATCCACTGCAGCGAGGCCGTCGGTGGAATGCTCGTCTCGACGCACTGTCCGGGCACGAACGGCGTCGTCGTCGTGGACCCCGCAACGGGCGATCACCATGACTATGCAGGCGCAGGACCAGGCCGGGCGGACGGGGTCGGGACCAACGCTCGCTTCACCGCGGCGGCTGATATCGTGTTCGATCCGGACAACGGCAATATGTACGTCACTGATTACGGCAATCACGTGATCCGCCAGGTGACTCCTGACGCGACAGTCACGACGTTCGCTGGATCCGGGACTGCCGGCAGCGCCGACGGCGTCGGGCCGGCAGCCTCGTTCAGCGGTCCGCGCGGGATCGCGTACTGTGCGAAGGACAAGAGCCTGTACGTCGCCGATCGCGACAACAACGAGATCCGCAGGATCACCATGGACGGCACCGTCTCGACCGTCGCAGGGACCAACAGCGTGGGCTTCGTCGACGGCCCCGTCGCGAGCGCGCGCTTCGACCACCCGCAGGGAGTCGCGTGCGATGCAGCAGGCGACATCTTCGTCGCGGACACGGATAACAATACCATTCGCGTGATATCGGCGGGCGGCGTGGTCAGCTCGCTGGCAGGCAGCAAAGAGATGGGCACGGTCAACGCGGTCGGATCAGCGGCGCGTTTCGCCAACCCCAGCGACTTGTATTTCGACCCGACCGATGGCAGCCTTTACGTGATCGACGAGGGCGCCAACAACATCCGCAAAGTCGTCACCGGCGCCGCGCCGGGGTAG